A genomic stretch from Dissulfurispira thermophila includes:
- a CDS encoding radical SAM protein, with protein MGTIEKLKILSNDSQYDLACACGTGKDDRRRRGLDGKWLYPVTLPNGGYSILLKTLLSNVCSNDCKYCPLRSETNVRRCTLQPDEVANIFMEYVRRKKVFGLFLSSGVIRDPDYTMDRINAAARILRYKHNYKGYIHLKVIPGASDAAIEDSISLASAVSLNIETPGKKHFDILSTKKDYINDIVRPLKLMSKLTAQGMKYSRVKCTTQFIVGASDETDSEIIQYMFKLYNHLKFQRVYFSAYQKGLGHPDIPGEKQILSNPNNIFMREHRLYQSDYLIRKYGFSYDDILFDPFGNLRLDKDPKDVWAERHPEFFPVKLNSADREELLRVPGIGIKTAEIILKTRRARKISSFEDLGIKGKRAEKVRKYVIFE; from the coding sequence ATGGGCACTATAGAAAAGCTAAAGATACTTTCTAATGACTCGCAGTATGATCTTGCGTGTGCATGTGGCACTGGCAAGGATGATCGCAGGAGGAGAGGGCTGGATGGAAAGTGGCTTTATCCTGTTACCCTTCCAAATGGCGGATATTCAATACTCCTAAAAACACTTCTCTCCAATGTATGTTCAAATGACTGCAAATACTGCCCATTGCGTTCAGAGACTAATGTGAGACGATGCACTCTCCAACCAGATGAGGTAGCAAATATATTCATGGAATATGTGAGGAGGAAAAAAGTTTTTGGCTTATTTTTGAGTTCAGGCGTTATTAGGGACCCTGATTACACAATGGACAGGATAAACGCTGCTGCCCGCATTCTCAGGTATAAACATAACTATAAAGGCTATATTCATTTGAAAGTAATTCCGGGTGCATCTGACGCAGCTATTGAAGATTCCATTTCTTTGGCAAGTGCTGTTTCCCTCAATATTGAAACACCAGGCAAGAAACATTTTGATATTCTTTCAACAAAGAAAGATTATATTAATGATATTGTCCGTCCATTGAAACTAATGTCAAAACTTACGGCACAGGGCATGAAATATTCGAGGGTAAAATGCACAACACAGTTTATTGTGGGTGCTTCTGATGAGACAGATTCTGAGATAATACAATATATGTTTAAGTTGTATAACCACTTAAAATTTCAGAGAGTTTATTTTTCTGCCTATCAGAAAGGGCTTGGACATCCTGATATTCCCGGAGAGAAACAGATACTCTCGAACCCCAATAATATCTTTATGCGAGAACATCGTTTATATCAGTCTGATTATCTTATACGCAAATATGGATTTTCCTATGATGATATATTATTTGACCCATTTGGCAATCTGAGGCTTGATAAAGACCCGAAAGATGTATGGGCAGAAAGACACCCCGAGTTTTTTCCTGTAAAATTAAACAGTGCAGATAGAGAAGAATTATTGAGGGTCCCCGGTATTGGCATAAAAACAGCAGAGATTATTTTGAAAACAAGAAGGGCAAGAAAAATCTCGTCTTTTGAAGATTTGGGGATTAAGGGTAAAAGAGCAGAAAAGGTAAGGAAGTATGTGATTTTTGAATAA
- a CDS encoding 4Fe-4S double cluster binding domain-containing protein yields the protein MGIADLEPFKQGWTVLPQNLLEPYTRAISIAMHVNNDIISAISDVPTPEYAQHYRSVNASLDKITSQLVQWIIDKGFNAKAIQASHIVDENNLLGNISHKAVARMAGIGWQGKSLLIISPEYGPRIRLATVITNMPLEADQPLKNRCGRCMECAKACPASAIKNVSTESHYESRDEAIHLDKCHGKLCEFKARPGVDALICGVCIKVCPFGKKSRL from the coding sequence GTGGGAATCGCCGACCTTGAACCGTTCAAACAAGGCTGGACGGTTCTGCCGCAGAATCTTTTAGAGCCGTATACGCGTGCAATCTCAATTGCAATGCATGTTAATAATGATATAATCAGTGCCATCTCTGATGTCCCCACGCCAGAATATGCACAGCATTACAGGAGTGTGAATGCCTCTCTGGATAAGATCACTTCTCAGTTGGTTCAATGGATTATTGACAAAGGATTTAATGCAAAGGCTATTCAGGCCTCACATATCGTTGATGAAAACAACCTCCTCGGAAACATCTCCCATAAGGCTGTGGCAAGAATGGCAGGCATCGGATGGCAAGGGAAAAGCCTGCTCATCATAAGCCCTGAATACGGGCCAAGGATAAGGCTTGCAACTGTTATAACCAATATGCCCCTTGAAGCAGATCAGCCATTAAAGAATAGGTGTGGCAGATGCATGGAATGTGCTAAAGCCTGTCCTGCATCGGCAATAAAGAATGTATCCACAGAAAGCCATTACGAAAGCAGGGATGAGGCAATCCACTTAGATAAGTGCCATGGCAAATTGTGTGAATTCAAGGCAAGGCCGGGAGTTGATGCACTCATCTGCGGTGTTTGCATAAAGGTTTGTCCATTTGGTAAAAAATCAAGACTGTAA
- the hgcA gene encoding mercury methylation corrinoid protein HgcA produces the protein MANILNIPISCUPSGAKKPAVRRTTSEWTIDDYIGAIRSRISNFRMQYSVEPGLYAIGQPDAESDVFVTANYKLSFDILRKSLKGFNAWILVLDTKSINVWCAAGKGTFGTDELVRRINEVQLHKVVHHRKIILPQLGAVGINAKAVQKQTDFKVYFGPVYAKDIPEYVNAGYKKNDKMRLVKFTMLDRLILTPMEINPAMKRFPIFALIVLLIFGLQPSGILFKDALSGGIPFLLLGLMSILSGAFITPVLLPFIPFRSFAVKGWITGIISTYIMMKTTNLDILPAVSSYIFFPVASSYIALQFTGSTTFTNMSGVRRELKVGLPIYLVFTVLSVMLLLVYKLFQWKVL, from the coding sequence ATGGCTAATATACTTAATATCCCTATTTCTTGCTGACCGTCAGGCGCGAAAAAGCCTGCTGTACGCAGGACAACATCGGAATGGACAATAGACGACTACATTGGAGCGATCCGGTCGCGCATCAGTAATTTTCGTATGCAATATTCCGTCGAACCCGGACTTTACGCCATCGGACAACCTGACGCAGAATCTGATGTATTTGTAACCGCAAATTATAAACTAAGCTTTGATATTCTCAGAAAATCCCTTAAAGGGTTTAACGCTTGGATACTGGTGCTCGATACTAAAAGCATCAATGTCTGGTGTGCTGCCGGAAAAGGAACATTCGGCACAGATGAGCTTGTGAGACGCATTAATGAAGTCCAATTGCATAAGGTTGTTCATCACAGAAAAATAATATTACCTCAACTGGGGGCCGTGGGCATAAATGCAAAGGCAGTTCAGAAACAAACCGACTTCAAGGTTTATTTTGGGCCTGTTTATGCAAAAGATATCCCTGAATATGTAAATGCAGGTTATAAAAAAAACGATAAAATGCGACTTGTAAAATTTACAATGCTCGACAGGCTTATTCTTACTCCGATGGAGATTAATCCTGCTATGAAAAGATTCCCAATTTTTGCCCTAATTGTTCTGCTGATCTTTGGTCTCCAGCCGTCAGGCATTTTATTCAAAGATGCACTATCAGGAGGCATACCGTTTTTATTGCTTGGTTTGATGAGCATACTCAGTGGTGCATTTATAACTCCGGTGCTGCTCCCCTTTATTCCATTTCGCTCATTTGCTGTTAAGGGCTGGATAACAGGAATAATATCCACATACATCATGATGAAGACAACAAATCTGGACATTCTACCTGCTGTATCGTCCTACATTTTCTTTCCAGTTGCAAGCTCTTATATTGCACTTCAGTTCACGGGCTCCACTACTTTTACTAACATGTCAGGCGTCAGGAGAGAGTTAAAAGTGGGGTTGCCAATATATTTAGTATTTACAGTTCTTTCGGTTATGCTACTATTAGTCTATAAACTTTTTCAGTGGAAGGTTCTATGA
- the hgcB gene encoding mercury methylation ferredoxin HgcB — translation MKYLTNVASLQLSPEKCTGCGRCIDVCPHGVFVINNKKVSIADKDICMECGACALNCEFGAISVNSGVGCAAAIINSMITGGPPSCDCGGSSSQSASSNCC, via the coding sequence ATGAAATACCTGACAAATGTAGCGAGTTTACAGTTATCTCCTGAAAAATGTACAGGTTGCGGAAGGTGCATTGATGTTTGCCCTCACGGTGTATTTGTTATTAATAATAAAAAAGTCTCGATTGCTGATAAAGACATTTGTATGGAGTGCGGGGCATGTGCCCTGAACTGCGAATTTGGTGCAATTAGCGTGAATTCAGGAGTGGGCTGTGCAGCGGCAATAATTAACAGCATGATAACAGGTGGTCCGCCATCATGCGACTGTGGAGGATCTTCATCTCAATCAGCATCCAGCAATTGTTGCTAA
- a CDS encoding ParA family protein produces the protein MGKIIAITNQKGGVGKTTTALNLSASLALANEDILVIDSDPQGNLTSGFGIKKEDMKAGLYEVYSGKASIEDAVLQTIIPNLYIIATSMDLFAAEIELLETQERENLLKLLLKPLKEKFRYIFIDCPPSFGLLTLNALVAAESVIVPVQCEYFAMEGLSILIKLLWRIRGNFNETLDIEGILLTMYNRHLALSRQIADDVRRVFKSKVYDTVIPRNVVLAESPSHGKPAVLYAPNSSGAQGYIALAKEILNENNLLF, from the coding sequence ATGGGTAAAATAATAGCTATAACAAATCAAAAGGGCGGGGTCGGCAAGACTACAACTGCCCTCAATCTTTCAGCATCCCTTGCCCTTGCAAATGAAGACATCCTTGTAATAGATTCAGATCCACAGGGCAATCTTACGAGTGGATTTGGAATAAAAAAAGAGGATATGAAGGCAGGGCTGTATGAGGTTTACAGTGGAAAGGCTTCTATAGAGGATGCTGTGCTGCAGACCATCATTCCCAATCTTTATATCATTGCAACTTCAATGGATCTATTTGCAGCAGAGATAGAATTGCTCGAAACTCAAGAGAGAGAAAATCTGCTAAAATTACTTTTAAAACCCCTTAAAGAAAAATTCAGATATATATTTATAGATTGCCCACCGTCATTTGGTCTTCTCACACTTAATGCCCTTGTTGCAGCAGAATCAGTGATAGTCCCTGTTCAATGTGAGTATTTTGCAATGGAGGGATTGAGTATTCTTATAAAGCTTCTTTGGAGAATACGGGGGAATTTTAATGAGACTCTTGATATAGAGGGTATATTGCTTACTATGTATAATAGACACCTTGCATTGTCAAGGCAGATAGCTGATGATGTAAGACGTGTCTTTAAATCAAAGGTTTACGATACCGTGATACCGAGGAATGTTGTGCTTGCCGAGTCTCCAAGCCATGGCAAACCCGCAGTCCTTTATGCACCAAATTCATCGGGCGCACAGGGATATATTGCATTGGCAAAGGAGATATTAAATGAAAATAATCTGTTGTTTTAG
- the nifA gene encoding nif-specific transcriptional activator NifA gives MSHNYDKTVEITALYEISKLLGSSLNLKSNLRGALRVLSEYLDMKRGTVALRSNNEVSIIAAHGMTEEEIKKGRYKLGEGIIGRVAKHGSPIVIPNIGEEPLFLNKTGSRKAIKKENIAFLCVPIKFKHELLGVLSVDRLFGSKGISFEKDMSLLKIIASLMAQSVKLHMEIEREREAFLEEKESLTQQLKGRYRVENIIGQSDRMQEVFEAIHRVAPSKANVILRGESGTGKELVAKAIHYMSPRAKLPFIKFNCASIPEGLLESELFGHEKGAFTGATAMRKGRFELANNGSLFLDEIGDLPLALQPKILRVLQEKEFERVGGEKTLKVDVRLIAATSRNLEELVSLGRFREDLYYRLNVIPIFLPPLRERKEDIPLLTDYFLKKYNNENHKSVKITHEVLNIFLSYEWPGNVRELENTIERLVVMASGSNITSSDLPLNIREQPIKDRYAIQIKDALPSTIQDIEKARILDALQKTGWVQAKAAKLLGITPRQIGYKMKKYNIQEVHTWVK, from the coding sequence ATGAGCCATAATTATGATAAGACAGTCGAAATAACTGCCCTCTATGAGATCAGCAAACTCCTTGGCTCATCCCTGAATCTTAAATCAAATCTCAGAGGTGCTCTGAGAGTGCTTTCTGAATATCTTGATATGAAACGGGGAACAGTTGCCTTGAGGAGTAACAATGAAGTCTCCATTATTGCTGCTCATGGTATGACAGAGGAAGAGATAAAAAAGGGTAGGTACAAGCTCGGCGAGGGTATTATCGGGAGGGTTGCAAAGCATGGTTCTCCTATAGTAATTCCAAATATTGGCGAAGAGCCTCTATTCTTAAATAAAACAGGCTCAAGAAAGGCTATAAAAAAAGAAAACATTGCATTTCTGTGCGTTCCTATAAAATTCAAACACGAGTTACTTGGTGTATTAAGCGTTGACAGATTGTTTGGCTCAAAGGGCATATCTTTTGAGAAAGACATGAGCTTACTGAAGATTATTGCCTCGCTTATGGCACAATCTGTAAAACTTCATATGGAAATTGAAAGGGAAAGAGAGGCGTTTCTCGAGGAAAAAGAAAGTCTTACCCAGCAACTCAAGGGCAGATATAGGGTAGAAAATATAATAGGACAGTCTGACAGGATGCAGGAGGTTTTTGAAGCTATTCACAGGGTTGCACCTTCGAAGGCGAATGTGATTCTGAGGGGCGAAAGCGGCACAGGGAAGGAATTAGTTGCAAAGGCAATTCATTACATGAGCCCAAGGGCAAAATTGCCATTTATAAAATTTAATTGTGCATCCATTCCTGAAGGACTTCTCGAATCAGAGTTGTTTGGACACGAAAAAGGTGCATTCACAGGCGCAACTGCTATGAGAAAAGGAAGATTTGAACTTGCAAACAATGGCAGCTTATTCCTTGATGAGATTGGAGACTTACCATTGGCACTCCAGCCAAAGATATTGAGGGTTTTGCAAGAAAAGGAATTCGAAAGGGTTGGTGGAGAAAAGACTTTAAAGGTTGATGTCAGACTTATTGCTGCAACGAGCAGAAATCTTGAAGAGCTTGTCTCATTGGGAAGATTTAGAGAGGATCTATATTATCGTCTCAATGTAATTCCGATATTCTTGCCACCACTTCGCGAGAGAAAGGAAGATATACCTCTTCTGACTGATTACTTTTTGAAGAAATATAATAACGAAAATCATAAGTCTGTGAAAATTACCCATGAGGTTCTGAATATTTTTTTAAGCTATGAATGGCCTGGCAATGTGAGGGAGCTCGAAAATACAATAGAAAGGCTTGTTGTTATGGCATCAGGTAGTAATATAACATCATCAGACCTGCCCTTGAATATAAGGGAACAACCTATTAAGGATAGATATGCGATTCAAATAAAGGATGCCCTGCCTTCGACAATACAAGATATTGAAAAGGCAAGGATACTCGATGCACTACAGAAAACAGGATGGGTTCAGGCGAAGGCAGCAAAACTCCTTGGTATCACTCCAAGGCAGATTGGCTATAAGATGAAGAAATACAATATCCAGGAAGTCCATACATGGGTAAAATAA
- a CDS encoding universal stress protein translates to MYKKILSAINEHINSEVAGRYALNLARICSAKLYLCFIAKRNLEISVLKKAEDALRRLFLEAERLGVDVESIIETGDPFQRITEIVKNEDVDILFAATRREDIKKRFYSGTLSRKLMLKLPGQGSGLAFCYLSLPLNYSAYP, encoded by the coding sequence ATGTATAAAAAGATCCTCTCTGCTATAAATGAACATATAAATTCAGAAGTTGCAGGTAGATATGCATTAAATCTTGCGAGGATTTGCAGTGCGAAACTCTATCTTTGCTTTATTGCTAAAAGAAACTTAGAGATTTCTGTTCTCAAAAAGGCTGAAGATGCATTAAGGAGACTTTTTTTAGAGGCTGAAAGACTTGGCGTGGATGTAGAAAGTATTATTGAAACAGGGGATCCTTTTCAGAGAATTACAGAAATAGTTAAAAATGAAGATGTAGACATCTTATTTGCAGCAACGAGAAGAGAGGATATAAAAAAAAGATTCTACTCAGGAACACTGTCAAGGAAGTTGATGTTAAAACTACCAGGTCAGGGGTCAGGTCTTGCTTTTTGCTACCTCTCCCTTCCTCTTAACTATTCTGCTTACCCTTGA
- a CDS encoding REP-associated tyrosine transposase has protein sequence MARPLRIEFAGAVYHITSRGNERKDIFQDDEDRNIFLDVLQRVTEQYNWLCHAYCLMSNHYHLVIETPEGNLSKGMRQLNGVYTQAYNKRHQRVGHLFQGRYKAIVIDKERHLLEVCRYVVLNPVRAGIVRNPRHWRWSSFMATAGLSKAHPCLTVDWVLGQFGPQRKRAIKGYVEFVMAGIGGEKIWKDVKGQVVLGRDEFIDEVMGLIKDKKGLKEIPRKQRHIARSSLKELFGQDVLKDRVKRNRRIYEAVMEHGYSQSEVAEFIGIHYSRVSRIVKRKGEVAKSKT, from the coding sequence ATGGCAAGACCGTTAAGGATAGAGTTTGCAGGTGCTGTCTATCACATTACCTCAAGGGGGAACGAAAGAAAGGACATCTTTCAGGATGATGAAGACAGAAATATCTTTCTTGATGTCCTGCAAAGGGTAACAGAGCAATACAACTGGCTCTGCCACGCCTACTGCTTAATGAGCAACCATTATCATCTGGTAATAGAGACCCCTGAAGGTAATCTTTCAAAAGGCATGAGGCAATTAAATGGAGTTTACACACAGGCATACAATAAAAGACACCAGAGGGTTGGGCATCTATTTCAGGGGAGATACAAGGCAATAGTGATAGATAAAGAGAGACATCTTCTTGAGGTATGCAGGTATGTAGTGTTAAATCCGGTGAGGGCAGGCATTGTAAGGAATCCGAGGCATTGGAGATGGAGTAGTTTCATGGCAACAGCAGGATTGAGTAAAGCCCATCCCTGTCTGACAGTGGATTGGGTGCTTGGTCAATTTGGGCCACAGAGGAAGAGGGCAATAAAAGGGTATGTTGAATTTGTAATGGCAGGTATTGGAGGGGAAAAGATCTGGAAAGATGTAAAAGGTCAGGTAGTTTTGGGTAGAGATGAGTTTATAGATGAGGTTATGGGATTAATTAAGGACAAGAAAGGATTAAAGGAGATTCCCCGAAAGCAGAGGCACATAGCAAGGTCATCACTTAAGGAATTGTTTGGGCAAGATGTATTAAAGGACAGGGTAAAGAGGAACAGGAGGATATACGAGGCGGTAATGGAGCATGGATATAGCCAATCTGAGGTGGCAGAGTTCATAGGGATACACTACTCAAGGGTAAGCAGAATAGTTAAGAGGAAGGGAGAGGTAGCAAAAAGCAAGACCTGA
- a CDS encoding class I SAM-dependent methyltransferase, translating to MKICPSYLSFILYNPIRKILTDREKILDESGISASSVVLEVGAGNGFITEAIAQRAKKVYAVELQHGMVKKLRKRVEGFGSKVDILLCDIANCDIVEGLADVCIMYYSFHEIGNQAGAVRNIWKAIKNDGILSIYEPTIEVNKASMQETIGMFQAIGFERELERDSLFTRFVRLRRVKNK from the coding sequence ATGAAAATATGTCCATCTTATCTCTCATTTATCTTATATAATCCCATACGGAAGATATTGACAGATAGGGAAAAGATACTGGACGAATCAGGAATAAGCGCATCTTCTGTTGTCCTCGAAGTCGGTGCTGGCAATGGTTTTATAACAGAGGCCATTGCACAGAGGGCAAAAAAAGTCTATGCTGTTGAACTACAACACGGCATGGTAAAGAAGCTGAGAAAGAGAGTAGAGGGATTTGGAAGCAAAGTGGATATATTATTATGCGACATTGCAAATTGTGACATTGTAGAAGGATTAGCCGATGTTTGTATAATGTATTACAGTTTTCATGAAATTGGTAATCAGGCTGGCGCAGTAAGAAATATTTGGAAGGCAATAAAAAATGACGGGATACTTTCTATTTATGAGCCAACTATAGAGGTCAATAAGGCCTCGATGCAAGAGACCATAGGGATGTTTCAGGCAATTGGTTTTGAGAGGGAATTAGAGCGAGACAGCTTGTTTACGAGATTTGTGAGACTAAGGAGAGTAAAAAATAAATAG
- the aroD gene encoding type I 3-dehydroquinate dehydratase, with translation MNLYIYNFKLGEIPLIAGVLTDTDVLTINKNTLNPADLIELRIDMFEDTSLSHIENTFKIAKENFKKPIIATVRDVKEGGQKKITDRLSIYKAIIMFSDILDVEIGDENTMTEVKNICKIYKKLLIGSYHNFEFTPDDDFLDSIVLRGKELDADIVKIAVMAKDKEDLIKLTLFTHRHKEKGIITMSMGDKGLPSRVFNPVFGSLITYGYINHPSAPGQLSVSELLYIFRRLKIR, from the coding sequence ATGAACTTATATATATACAATTTCAAGCTGGGTGAAATACCTCTTATCGCGGGAGTGCTTACAGATACAGATGTCCTTACTATTAATAAAAATACCCTGAATCCCGCTGACCTGATTGAACTCAGAATAGATATGTTTGAAGATACATCATTAAGCCATATCGAGAATACCTTCAAGATTGCTAAAGAAAATTTTAAAAAACCCATAATCGCAACTGTGAGGGATGTCAAAGAAGGTGGTCAGAAAAAAATTACTGACAGGCTGAGTATTTACAAGGCTATAATCATGTTTTCTGACATTTTAGATGTAGAAATAGGCGATGAAAATACCATGACAGAGGTCAAAAATATATGCAAGATTTATAAAAAACTCTTGATCGGCTCTTATCATAATTTTGAATTCACACCTGATGATGATTTCCTTGATAGCATAGTGCTGCGCGGAAAAGAACTCGATGCTGACATTGTAAAGATTGCTGTAATGGCAAAAGATAAGGAAGATTTAATCAAGCTTACATTATTTACACACAGGCATAAAGAAAAAGGAATAATCACCATGTCAATGGGAGATAAGGGATTACCCTCAAGAGTGTTTAATCCTGTGTTTGGCTCTCTTATTACATATGGTTATATAAACCATCCATCGGCACCAGGACAGTTATCAGTAAGTGAATTGCTTTATATTTTCAGAAGGCTGAAGATAAGATAA